CCGGCGATTTAGACCTGCTCATCCGTCCACATCCATGACATCCGGCCGTGCACTACCAGTCTCCTTTGGCACTCCTACTGCAAAGccggttcgggttgtatctttggcACGAAAAAGCGATTCATCCTCTCTCACATTATTGACCGTTAGATTGCTGAACGCACAGATCGTAACACGACTATTCTGGGATCCAACGGTGGATTTGCGCGAAGAAAGAGAAATCCTTCTTTCACACAACGATACAAATCCGGTCCACCGTAAAGTACGACACGCCGTCTCTGTTCCAATAACACGCGGGTCCACTGCAGTGCACCACACGATACGATATACTGCGCGCGCTGTCCTTCGCACGATGAACGATGACGCATCACGGTACCGCAAAGGATGGTACAACAAACTGCCTTCTTCTCCCCTAGCCTCTATATCCAAGGACAAGAAAGAACAGCGAAGAGCAACCTTTTCCTCGGATCACCCAGGGCATATCTCTAGAGTATTCCGCCATGGATCACTCGGGGATGGGCAACATGGCCTCCGACGAGAGTTACAGTACCCATATGACCTTCTTCTGGGGGAAGAACTCGGAGATTCTCTTCAGTGGATGGCCCGGCACCAGGGGCGGCATGTACGCCCTGGCCCTCGTCGTCGTCTTCTTGCTCGCCGTCTTCGTCGAGTGGTTCAACTTCTGCCGCGTGGTCAGGCCTCGCTGGGGCCATGCTGCGGCCGGGCTCGCTCAGACGGCCCTGTACGCGGTCCGCGTCGGGCTGGCCTACATGGTCATGCTCGCCGTCATGTCCTTCAACGTTGGTGTATTGATCGCCGTGATACTGGGTCATGCCTTGGGGTTCCTTCTCTTTGGCAGCTCGGTGTTCCAGGCGCGGAATTTGTCGACCGAGGGGAATAAGGGAGACCTTCCTCCCATCTCTTGTGCTTGCTGATTTCTACGGCTTCTCGGTGTGCGGGTGATCTAGTgctgccatatatatatatatatatttaaatgttTGGTGTGCTGTTTGATTGTAAATTCTGAATACGCAACTTTAGATTATAATTGTTGCAAATTTTGTTTGAAAATAAGGGTGCAGATGTTAGATCTCCAGGGTGTTTTCATCGGAAACCAATTTTCTTGGGCCTCAGTTTCATTTGGTTTATAGCCTAAATAGTTTGTTAACGTAATTGCTTGTTTCCTGAGGGAGACTGAACAGTTATTACACGATGTTTGAAATAGTTCCAGCTGCTAAATCTCTAACAAAAAGAATCAATTGGGAGTTTGGGAGAAGCTCGTTCACAAGATACTCCAGAGAATCCTGGAAGTAGCTTTTGGGGACCTTGCATAGCTGAGGAGTGTACATAGCTCGTGGGGACCTCACATGCATAATTTTGTGTCTCCCGTTTTGATTGGATCCAAATATTTTCCTGCATCAGCTGAAAGATGCATAACATTAATTTTTGTTAAAGGAGATTCATGATCACGTCATTACCTAGGCACAATTAGTCTTGTTAATAAAAAGAACCGATAAAGTATTGATAGAGTCAATGGTGATTAAGCTTAATTGGTCTCCCGTAGAGAAAATTTCTTGAAAATATAGGACCATGCATACCCACCGGATGGAGTATTGACAACAAAAAAACTATTAATTACTATATAATTCCCCATATAATCTGTGACTGAGAATTGAAACAAAGAATAAGACAACATTCATGATAACATTTTATTCACTATGTCACACAACCATCTAAAAATGCCTTTGTTCCTATTAGAAACATGTTCAAAGGGAAAACAATTTGTGATTCATGCAGTTTTTCCGGAATCAAAGAGTACCATCATCAATTTTAATTACCTTAGCCTTATAAAATTTTGGAAGCAATCACACCAAAATTTGAGCTCAGAACCTCAGACTTAGTTGTAATTCTATATAGTAGAATAAACCCGAAAACTTTCTTCTTTGTACTGAATTAGGTTATAACAaagtagttttattttattctattttattttatttttttgaagggaAGGCAAAGCCCACCAAGATTGTTTTTAGGGAATGAAATTAAGTTACAGAAATGTTTGCAGAATGAAAGTAGCGAAGAAAAGGAAAGTAGTAGATGAAGGGGCGGGAGAAATAGTATGGGTGTGGAGATTGCTTGCATGCTGGCTCTTCATATTTCCGGATGTATGACTCTCAGCTGCCATCATTTTCTAGCTTTAATGCTTGATAGGTTGCTGGCCCATTTGAGAAAAAAGTTGAAAATAATTGGAGCATTTATCCGGTGCCAATCTTCTTTACATGGTTTCAACTTCATCGAACGTCTCTGAAGACACATAAATATGTTTTTCCAGGCTCTGCTTGGTCCATAGCGGTGACAATTAAGTATCCCAGATGAGTGTCGATCCTCTGTGGTGCGTGTGCTGCACAGCAGGGTGTAGTGCATCCTGTTACTGCCAAATCCCAAATTAGAGAGGTCGGAACTAATCTCAATTTGTAGTAGTTATGTAGATCTCTTCGGTTGAAGACTCCTTGATTGGGGTGAGGAGGATGGGTCTTTAGTTGGGACAAAGTACTGGAGTTGACTTTGACGGCTAAGGTGAGACCTCTAAAAAAGCTCATGATCGGAAGATTTTCTAATGGTAACCCTCTAACGCTTAAGTCAGTTGAGAAATAGAGAATAGAAAAAGAGAGTGGAGTGCCTTGAGGCCTTTTGAGAACTTATTTGGCGTCTCTACtctttctctatttatagagagagaaCAAGAGTCATGTACATCGGAGAGACTTGCCGCTCTTCGGATATTGTGCATGGATCATGCTGGCGGTGGCTGCTTCCATGCTTGACATTAATAATTGCCACCTAGGGTAGATCTGATCTCGATAGTTTTTTTCTTATCTAGCCTTTCTAAAATTATAAGGAGAATGGATTCCTTCCGAATTGGGATGCTCCCTTATTTGAATCATCTTCCTCAGATCAGCTGTAGCCGACCTTATCTATCTCGATCATGCCTAAGATTCGAGTCTGATCTTTCTAGGATCGAAAGCTTACTAGATCAAGTCAATTGGTTTGGATTCTTATGTTCAATTCTTTCAGGTCGGCTATGGCTGACGCTTAGTAGCCTCGATTTCAATCGAGAATCGAGTAAATCGAGGCCTCAATTGTGTTGAGGACTTGGTTGACCAAGCCCTAGGTGGTGGTCCGCAACACATCAATAGATGTTGTCCATCACAAGATGGATAACCGCACATAAGCATGGGTCATGCTACACATGACATGTACTGTTAGATGGTCATCCATTCTACGATGGATGGTGTTGCTGTCAAAATCTGGCCCAACTAAGATAGTCTAGAGGGTGTTGATCAATCTGCTCGACTTGTGATGGTGGAAGATTAAGCACTGATCTTTTTTTAAGAGCTGTAGATCCGCACATATAATAAAGAAGAGAAAGATTCATCAAATTGGCTCCGATCGGACCCTCTAATATTTAACACTACAATAGAACAGgatattagtgatgtaaaaagtttatcgctaataatttattttcatcggtaatagttattagcgacgaaattatcgTCACTGATATTTAGTTACAAATAATGGTgtctttgataattttttacgacggaaaatttttttgtcgctaataatagaTACTacagataaaaaattttcattgttaaattttttttttcgaaacctattcatgatgaaaaaatttcaccgtaaaaaataataatttttgatgaataaTTACGTtgctaataagaaaattatttacaacaaaatactttcatcactattaatttaattaaaaatttttataaaatttagatttataaaaaaaatattagcgatgtaaaattttcgtcgcaaatatgataatttttgataaaaattttcgttgctaCTAAATTAACAATTATTTACAACGAAAAtactttcattgctaataatttaatataatattttaatattttaaatttatttaaaaaattatttacgaccaaTTATTTTTGTCGCTAGTAGATTTTTTGGCGACTAATATTTTgtcgaaaataatttcatcactaaaaatttacataattatttttaaaataatttatgaatatatattttaaatttatatttataatattctttatttataatctataaaataaaaataaaaaatttatacaataaatctataaataaattttatcattttattatattaaattaaaattataagagatctaaaataaaaataaaaagcaacatAAACAGGCCGTCAAGTGTCAGCATCTGCAGAAAGAAAATGGACTGAGGAAGgagagcgctcgaaagagctcggaccgaCCTACTACTACCTCATTAGCTGCATCATCCACTCTATCTACGCCATCCGcaccatcatctggatctggagcagCTGGTACTCGTCGACGCGTGTAGCCAACTCATCAGTTCGCTGCTCAGTCCACTGTCAATCCTCAGTAATCTGCCTTTGCATCTCTGCCAGCCGAGCATCGTAGGCAGCATGAATATCAGTCCTGAACGAGCGTGAGAATGAGGGAATagtgatcccatgccctagacccctaatataataggatcttgtACCAAGCATTTGATCATAGATCTCCTCATCTGTAGATGCGGTCGAACCCTCAGGGGTAGGCCGGGATCTAATGCCTATCATacaatcttgaaaattaaaattatagctattttaattccgtactaaaaatcaaactacgaatgaaaaaataattaaaaaaatttacaaaaagctcttggctcttcgtcgtccactctcctgatcGTCACTAATGGGTCCgctagtagatatcgatcctaccaggaagctcgctaCTCTTTGCATCtttctgcaatttgagaataattaattaaaaaaattttaaatagttagagcaTTAACATATGcaaattagaaattacttatcatctgctccatatgaCAAGCGAACAACCTCGAACCCTCACAATGCGACACGGTCTGTCTCATCCGATTCACGGTGTTCTAGGCACATCATCtctatacagttagcagtcaaattagtaggtaacaaattgaatttaagaataaataatttaatcattaaactctttaaaaaaaaagtttggatgtataacctgatatgtcggatcctcgtaatatCGGTATATGAGagtccaatcatctatagtgatgctgtcatatggcCGCTGCCGCGCTAGCTCTACCCAATagtcctgcatcacatggtaccaatgctgataaaTACGATGGCGATACTTCTTGAAACACAAGCATAAATAAGTGTCCATAGCTCGACGCATGCGATCCTccttaaaatcaataatatcaaacatatcctaccaataacaaatattagaagaatatcgtgctaattaaatattcacagtataatttatttaacctataactgggtgtagaaaatctctctctgagtttgTATAACGTGACGCCATTCGAAAAGCGTCACAGGGGCATAGCTGCGACATATAATGCCTAGCTCGGTCTGCCAtgactcgcaccatcccctaatgggcctggtgtagctgGATGGTATCTCAATACAGAGATGCTGCcctgggtgctcgcatctccaacgctctagagTAAAGTTcatcgatggacctcgccctcatcTCACCACCGGTGGAGATTGACctaaaacaacaataaataaattattagtatgatagcttttcaaataaaaaaattaaattttattatataaaaagtataataataccactcagatCCGTCTCACTCGGACCTACCTTACTGGGAcctaccagtgcaggaccctctggcaaCTCTGCTGGTGCGGCAATGGAAATGGGTGAAGGCGCCTCAGCCTTAAGGGTAGGCTGCGAACACGAATGTCGTTGTCTATCTCTTGGTGCCATACgtgtaatttttgacatataaatgaatataatattgaataataatagtaaaaaataaattatattctaataaatagaattatatcgcataccattattgcaagagaagattcaacaaaaaatatagatctactcatcaatattcgtatcttcctcgatatataggtcctcctccgaatcacaataatcgattaatgtatcattttctatctcatcatcatttatgaactaatcgtcaccctctgactcatcaagattaagtacaaaatcagcttcaacttcattggacggtagatcagtcctattcaaaagagctgttacaagttcttcatcaacaagaagctcggctaatatttgttcttcctcttgaaaagctttctcttcatgtaaatctgaattttcatccatctttagTCAGGTTagtatgtcatatacacctctaggGGTTATTGTTTGTACGATATGCCAATTACctcaatactttagatccttctaatatattacttgttttgcttgagttgctaacaTATACGGCttattctggtaccatgttcatGCAAAGTTTACACcgataaagtgtggatcgatatgaatatcgatctttttattgctaatatcccaccatttatattgaaacaagaatacagaattattggatccatacttcagttctatgatatctatcaatacaccataatattcaatatctTTTTCTCCTttatatcctatcatagcaatcccactattctggatccatcgttgcatctcaagctttcttgtgtgaaatctcattcctctaatgatacaggatgcatagtggttaacccttcgatcgtaGCCACatactaaatcatacaactcatcggtcgcatccttttctttattgaaatacttatatttcatctacaccataacataaaaatttatattggttcaaataagtatttctataattattaaaaataatatattactagtgcaacttataaggtctccaaactattttataaattttttcctatgtcgatcatcggtaTCCGTATTATTCTTTTTGGATAGTATATttttgtgctcactgcaacaagtcatgatttttaattttacatcgatataaaaaaattacttagaatattaaacaatatgctaagatagtacttactcattgaaatctttaatttcttcataattatttgaaatatagaagtgtgccttggatagctcattcacgttcataaattcatattttcttccACCAATGGGTCGAATCATTTGTTTAAATACAGACAGTGTCGGTTCATTATCACCCAATTCACGGTTTAAGTTACGATATGTACGATTGAATtttatttcgatatcgtcaagatacatcgagcagaacatGATACACACCGTAGCTATGTATACttccactatagacccttcaggccgtaCTTTATTACacacatatttttttaggatacataagaatctataaataaaaataaatttatattttaaaaatatatttatattttataattgatatgataaagtacgtataatttttttatcttttaataagATACATCTACTGATAATATACCGGTCCGACTAAAAGAGCTACCTTTGAAAGATGAATAATCAGGTggaccataacatcaaaaaatgatggtaaaatttttttttctaacttacaaaaaaGAGTACAAtattcttcttaaattttttaaataagttaatctttaattttcggtAACATAGTTCTcggaagaacactcccaactcaatcaatgcagtataAAAATCACCATCCAAttagccacgcatgaccacaggaagcaagcgTTGCATCATTATATAAAAGTAATGACTTTTCATGTCAGAGATATTATCATCGTTGTTGCCAACACAccacgatacgtttgaagcgtaagCATCAGgaaactttatgattttgaaccatccacagaaactcttcttttctcgccaaacagtgaataacatgcaggtggcataaaaaatatatcacatcaatgaactaaatgcaactttgatcgaatttttattttctacaaatcaaaacgagcttttgtactatcttttattttttctgagatgttcaatacagtaccgatgatattatcataaatatttttctcaatgttcattacatccagattatgacgaagtagtagctaTTTCCAATAGGATAGTTTGAAAAAAATGATTcgtttcatccaattcagctcagcttcagtacgcttctacttgcgagtacccgatattttCTCAAATTAGACATttacaatgacttcaagttgttctaaaatttttgctctacttaactccttaggtggcagatgtcggtcagacttaccatcaaagtattgattgtaacagatcctccaagagtgattacTAGATAGAAACCGCcaatgacccatgaagcatatttttcgtccatactttaaatataaggaggatgcatccttattgcatattggacaggccagatatcttttggtgttccacccagataaattttcatatgcaaaaaaatcatttatggtccataaaattgaagcatgcaacttaaaattttttggactcacagaatcatatgtctgtactctattttttcatagctctttcagatcatcgattaacagttgtagatatatatatcaattttattatctgatacttttggatccagaatcaacagtgatacaaaaataaatggttctttcgtgtacttccaaggtgacacattatatacaactagcatcacaggccacatgctataggaagtactcaaattgtcaaagaaattaaatccatctgtcactaGACCAAGTTGGATATTGCGCGGATCACTCGCAAAGTGCAGATGAtttgcatcaaagtctttccacactataaAGTCGGTCGAGTGGCTAAATATGTTCTCCTCCGGAATCtgctgctcatgatgccatctcatttttttAGCTATCTTTATggatatatacaacctttgaagtcttgaaatcaatgaaaaatatctcaaaattttttgaggtatcttctttcttttcctattATCAATTTTGTACTTAGATTCACTacatttcggacattcagttgcctattcgttattcttataaaataatatacaatcattttttcagacatgtataggaatatagctaagtctcaatttttgcatgtatatttttgcttcagaatatgatttcgaaagtctctctccatcggaaagagctactttaatcaataccaaattttgatcaaatgacttatgactccatcggttcacagttttaatatgaagta
The DNA window shown above is from Elaeis guineensis isolate ETL-2024a chromosome 8, EG11, whole genome shotgun sequence and carries:
- the LOC105049921 gene encoding copper transporter 1, which encodes MDHSGMGNMASDESYSTHMTFFWGKNSEILFSGWPGTRGGMYALALVVVFLLAVFVEWFNFCRVVRPRWGHAAAGLAQTALYAVRVGLAYMVMLAVMSFNVGVLIAVILGHALGFLLFGSSVFQARNLSTEGNKGDLPPISCAC